Genomic segment of Candidatus Rokuibacteriota bacterium:
GCGCGTGCTCCGCGCCCTGGGCCGCTACGCCGAGACGCCGCGGGAGCTGATCCTGGAGCTGGTCGGGGACGAGTACCGGAAGGTTGGGACCGCCGAGGAGCTGGGCCTGGAGGCCATGAAGACGAAGGTGCTGGCTGCCCTGGCCGCGGCCCCCCAGGAGGTCGCGCGCCTGGCCGGGCAGGCGGGGCTCAGCGAAAAGGCCACGAAAAAGGCCCTCTCCGCCCTGGGCCCAGGCGTGGTGCGCGAAGGGAAGGGCGTCAGGGGCAAGCCGCGCACCTACCGTCAGGCTGACCCGGATTCGATTCCTTCCCAACCCCACCCTTGAGGGGCTGAACCGCCGGCACCTGATTCCCAACCGCCCGCGCCCCGGCTCTCTCCCCAATCACGCCATCGTTGGAGAGGTCGACAAATCTCTTTACCTCTTGTATTCTTATTGTAAAACGTAAAGGAGATTGACCGATGTACGTCGGTAGATTGTCTTCCAAAGGCCAGGTGACCATCCCGAAAGAGATCCGCCAGACGATCGGTCTCAAGCCGGGTGACATGATCGCCTACCAGGTTCAAAATGGCGTCGTCACGCTCACACGGGTGGAGCCCTTCGATGCCGCGTTTCATGCGGCGCTCTCCAGCACCCTTGACGAATGGACCACCCCGGACGACGACGAGGCCTTCCGTGA
This window contains:
- a CDS encoding AbrB/MazE/SpoVT family DNA-binding domain-containing protein is translated as MYVGRLSSKGQVTIPKEIRQTIGLKPGDMIAYQVQNGVVTLTRVEPFDAAFHAALSSTLDEWTTPDDDEAFRDL